In Salinisphaera sp. LB1, one genomic interval encodes:
- a CDS encoding multidrug efflux SMR transporter, protein MKRFYLIGFAVLLSFDTLAQLSFKYAGDRALPVQANLAWLERVFTQPWVYGAVIGYIGAFFTWMTLLRRAPIGPAFAASHLEVVSVLLLSVPIFGESIGWSQALGAAAIVAGIVCLALSEPDSAGH, encoded by the coding sequence ATGAAGCGTTTTTATCTCATCGGATTCGCGGTTCTGCTGAGTTTCGACACCCTGGCGCAGCTCAGCTTCAAATACGCTGGCGACCGTGCATTGCCGGTACAGGCCAATCTGGCGTGGCTGGAACGCGTATTCACGCAACCCTGGGTCTATGGCGCGGTCATCGGTTACATAGGCGCCTTTTTCACCTGGATGACGCTGCTGCGACGGGCCCCGATCGGCCCCGCGTTCGCCGCATCGCATCTCGAGGTGGTCAGCGTGCTGCTGCTTTCGGTCCCGATCTTCGGCGAATCCATCGGCTGGAGTCAGGCGCTCGGCGCTGCGGCGATCGTCGCCGGCATCGTTTGTCTGGCACTGAGCGAACCCGATAGCGCCGGGCATTAA
- a CDS encoding EamA family transporter, translating to MTPTVLLLWLIVELFDTAGQLTFKTAASHGLEGDGLAHWRHMLVRPWIWLGGACYVFEFLAWIAFLSLIPLGRGILLGSINIVAIMLAGRLLFGERLTRLRVLGIALVALGVAIVGAGT from the coding sequence ATGACGCCGACCGTTCTGCTGCTCTGGCTGATCGTGGAATTGTTCGATACCGCCGGCCAGCTGACCTTCAAGACCGCGGCCAGTCATGGGCTCGAGGGCGATGGCCTGGCGCACTGGCGGCATATGCTGGTGCGGCCGTGGATCTGGCTCGGCGGGGCCTGCTATGTCTTCGAGTTTCTGGCCTGGATCGCGTTTCTGTCGCTGATACCGCTGGGCCGGGGCATTCTGCTCGGCTCGATCAACATCGTGGCGATCATGCTGGCCGGCCGTCTTCTGTTCGGTGAGCGTCTGACCCGGCTGCGCGTGCTGGGTATTGCATTGGTCGCGCTCGGCGTGGCGATTGTCGGGGCCGGCACATGA
- a CDS encoding carboxylesterase gives MTPNVEFFFPGDSRGVLLIHGLTGTPQEMRILGKGLNNRGFTTQGVQLAGHCGSVDDLLATGWPDWYRSVETAAREMRDSVEHLFVAGLSMGALLALRLAEEQPGWVDGVGVLGATFRYDGWSLPALNRLAFLLPMLKRLGIGRDRMFMEQPPYGLRDENLRRQISQAMASGDSTAAGLPGNPWHSLAELYLLSRRVRRDLARVAAPCLIAHATEDDIASRWNAELVAQRVSGPSEFLWLEDSYHMITIDRERRRLITGAADFFNRTIDNATALENAA, from the coding sequence ATGACCCCCAATGTCGAGTTTTTCTTCCCCGGAGACAGTCGCGGGGTGCTTCTGATCCATGGCCTGACCGGCACTCCCCAGGAAATGCGGATCCTGGGCAAGGGGCTGAACAATCGAGGCTTTACCACCCAGGGCGTGCAGCTGGCCGGGCATTGCGGCAGTGTCGACGATCTGCTGGCCACGGGTTGGCCGGACTGGTACCGCAGCGTGGAGACCGCTGCGCGCGAGATGCGCGATTCGGTCGAGCATCTGTTTGTCGCCGGCCTGTCGATGGGTGCCTTGCTGGCGCTGCGGTTGGCCGAGGAACAGCCGGGCTGGGTCGATGGCGTGGGCGTGCTGGGCGCGACGTTTCGCTATGACGGCTGGAGCCTGCCGGCGCTGAACCGGCTGGCGTTTCTGCTGCCCATGCTCAAGCGTCTGGGCATAGGCCGTGATCGCATGTTCATGGAGCAGCCGCCGTATGGTTTGCGCGACGAGAATCTGCGGCGCCAGATCAGCCAGGCCATGGCCAGCGGCGACAGTACAGCGGCCGGCTTGCCGGGCAACCCCTGGCATTCGCTGGCCGAGCTTTATCTGCTGTCGCGTCGGGTACGGCGTGATCTCGCTCGGGTGGCCGCGCCCTGCCTGATCGCGCACGCGACCGAGGACGATATCGCCTCGCGCTGGAACGCCGAACTGGTGGCACAGCGCGTCAGCGGGCCATCGGAGTTTCTCTGGCTTGAAGACAGTTATCACATGATCACCATCGATCGCGAGCGCCGTCGCTTGATCACCGGCGCGGCCGATTTCTTCAACCGTACGATCGACAACGCGACCGCGCTGGAAAACGCGGCGTGA
- a CDS encoding efflux RND transporter periplasmic adaptor subunit gives MVKNRYAWRARYAALLSAVLLLTAAIAVATAADHGSAKPAAKSDNSHYAAVARGRIDVEGGLLDLHMPVSGGVEAVTVHAGDRVDKGQLLARLNAHVAQAQVHIAQGKLSQARSQSHILADRLKAARRRAGTLRSAARAGAGSTHDADAAAEKVHDLKWQLDSARAEIDIAQGKLAIARRRLAQHRIKAPVAGRIVQVHIHAGDHVAADAGPAFELLPDRARIVRAELNQEYVGAVHKGMSAQVVLDDAGQTPLGRAHIVRVGDVFHKPKLDNDPGQNAGIRTVLCVLAFDKPSHRRIGQRVLVRILPGGSQPGHDAAKAPVKGS, from the coding sequence ATGGTGAAGAATCGATATGCGTGGCGCGCGCGCTACGCCGCGCTGCTGTCGGCTGTATTGCTGCTCACCGCGGCCATTGCGGTGGCAACAGCCGCCGATCACGGCTCGGCAAAGCCGGCGGCCAAGTCCGACAACAGTCACTATGCCGCGGTGGCACGCGGTCGTATCGATGTCGAAGGCGGGCTGTTGGATCTGCATATGCCGGTGTCTGGCGGCGTAGAGGCGGTGACGGTGCACGCGGGCGACCGGGTCGACAAAGGCCAGCTGCTGGCCCGCCTGAATGCGCACGTCGCGCAGGCCCAGGTTCACATCGCCCAGGGCAAGTTGTCGCAAGCGCGGAGCCAGAGCCATATTCTCGCGGATCGGCTGAAAGCGGCCCGCCGCCGCGCGGGCACGCTGCGTTCGGCCGCCCGTGCCGGTGCCGGGTCGACGCACGATGCCGACGCCGCAGCCGAGAAAGTGCATGATCTCAAATGGCAGCTGGACAGCGCCCGCGCCGAGATCGATATCGCCCAGGGCAAACTGGCGATCGCCCGGCGGCGGCTGGCCCAGCACCGGATCAAAGCGCCGGTCGCGGGTCGCATCGTGCAGGTCCATATTCATGCGGGCGACCACGTGGCGGCCGACGCCGGCCCCGCATTCGAGTTGTTGCCCGATCGCGCGCGCATCGTACGCGCCGAGTTGAACCAGGAATACGTAGGCGCCGTGCACAAGGGGATGTCGGCCCAGGTGGTGCTCGACGATGCCGGCCAGACCCCGCTTGGCAGGGCGCACATCGTGCGCGTCGGCGACGTATTCCATAAGCCCAAGCTGGATAACGACCCGGGTCAGAACGCCGGGATACGCACCGTGCTGTGCGTACTCGCCTTCGACAAACCGTCGCACCGGCGTATTGGTCAGCGGGTGCTGGTACGCATCCTGCCCGGCGGGTCGCAGCCGGGGCATGATGCCGCCAAGGCCCCGGTGAAAGGCTCCTGA
- a CDS encoding ABC transporter ATP-binding protein, translated as MSQLNPEIDDGVTLVAENLTKSFTSGRLTTRILDDLSVAIRAGALTLISGPSGCGKSTLLSILSGLQAPDQGRVLALSEPLQEMDPKHVEAFRLHHTGFVFQGFNLFPALTAREQVQLPLQYLDLSSREITRRVDEALDEMGMAHRQNLRPAELSGGEKQRVAIARALAKSPALLFADEPTSALDAANGQAVIDLLHRIARKHGTTVLCVSHDPRLISHADRVLTMEDGRILNDSWGEAE; from the coding sequence ATGTCCCAGTTGAATCCAGAGATCGACGACGGAGTGACGCTCGTTGCAGAAAATCTGACCAAGTCCTTCACCTCGGGCCGGCTGACCACGCGTATTCTGGATGACTTGTCGGTGGCGATCCGGGCGGGCGCGCTGACGCTCATTTCCGGGCCGTCCGGCTGCGGCAAGAGCACGCTGCTGTCGATTCTCAGCGGGCTGCAGGCGCCGGATCAGGGGCGCGTGCTGGCGCTTTCCGAGCCATTGCAGGAGATGGACCCGAAGCATGTGGAGGCCTTCCGCCTGCACCACACCGGGTTCGTATTCCAGGGATTCAACCTGTTCCCGGCCCTGACGGCACGCGAACAGGTGCAGCTGCCGCTGCAGTATCTTGATCTGTCATCACGCGAGATTACGCGCCGCGTCGACGAGGCGCTCGACGAGATGGGCATGGCGCACCGCCAGAATCTGCGCCCGGCCGAGCTTTCCGGCGGTGAAAAACAGCGCGTCGCGATCGCGCGGGCCTTGGCGAAATCACCCGCGCTGCTGTTTGCCGACGAGCCGACCAGCGCGCTGGATGCCGCCAACGGCCAGGCCGTGATCGATCTGCTGCATCGCATCGCCCGGAAACACGGCACCACGGTGTTGTGCGTCAGCCACGATCCACGGCTGATCAGCCATGCCGATCGGGTGTTGACCATGGAGGACGGGCGCATTCTCAACGATTCATGGGGCGAGGCCGAATGA
- a CDS encoding ABC transporter permease, giving the protein MVSLARKTLRHEWRRFLPAMLAVGFATLLQLLQAALVLGIFGGAAVYVSDSDADIWVGYPGTQSVDQGRPIASDIASLLEMNPQIKSVEPFYLLDGDWRGGHDTGGVSVFVSGVSTQPGAMMFSRVLTPAVRARLAYPESVVVDPADLHKLGVQVGDTASVNGHLVRVVGTARGLRALGGANIVTSVQTARLLDPSPSESGGPTYLVARLRHTGDAPAVVAQLNGHTGFGRYQAWTASAFARLSILFWLFNTGAGAGVLFLAVIVFAVGAIITSQALMAAVAASVNEYATLNALGVGKRALRWVVLEQAFWVGACGVVLASVLAALLIWLAHSENVPVAMQPSVAAGCLGLVMALVAVSGLIAMRSIRRADPATLLR; this is encoded by the coding sequence ATGGTCTCACTGGCACGCAAGACCCTGCGCCACGAATGGCGACGCTTCCTGCCGGCGATGCTGGCCGTGGGTTTCGCCACGCTGCTGCAGTTGCTGCAGGCGGCGCTGGTGCTCGGTATTTTCGGCGGTGCGGCGGTTTATGTCTCCGATTCGGACGCCGATATCTGGGTCGGCTACCCGGGCACCCAGAGCGTCGACCAGGGGCGCCCGATTGCCTCGGATATCGCGTCATTGCTGGAGATGAATCCGCAGATCAAGTCCGTCGAACCGTTTTATCTGCTCGATGGCGACTGGCGCGGCGGACACGATACCGGTGGCGTCTCGGTCTTTGTGTCGGGCGTTTCCACCCAGCCCGGCGCGATGATGTTTTCGCGCGTCCTCACACCGGCGGTACGGGCCCGGTTGGCTTATCCGGAGTCGGTCGTCGTGGACCCCGCCGATTTACACAAATTGGGCGTGCAGGTGGGCGATACCGCCAGCGTGAACGGCCACCTGGTTCGCGTCGTCGGTACGGCCCGCGGCCTGCGGGCCCTGGGCGGTGCCAATATCGTGACCTCGGTGCAGACCGCGCGCCTGCTGGACCCGTCGCCCAGCGAAAGCGGCGGGCCCACGTACCTCGTCGCGCGGCTACGCCATACCGGGGATGCGCCTGCGGTCGTGGCCCAGTTGAACGGTCATACCGGATTCGGCCGCTATCAGGCCTGGACTGCGTCGGCATTCGCGCGGCTTTCGATCCTGTTCTGGTTGTTCAACACCGGCGCCGGCGCTGGCGTGCTGTTTCTTGCGGTCATCGTGTTTGCGGTGGGCGCCATCATCACCAGCCAGGCGCTGATGGCGGCGGTGGCGGCCTCGGTCAATGAATACGCCACGCTCAATGCCCTGGGGGTCGGCAAGCGTGCCCTGCGCTGGGTCGTTCTGGAGCAGGCCTTCTGGGTCGGGGCCTGTGGTGTCGTGCTGGCCAGCGTACTGGCGGCCCTGCTGATCTGGCTGGCGCATAGCGAAAACGTCCCGGTGGCCATGCAGCCATCCGTGGCCGCGGGGTGCCTCGGGCTGGTCATGGCGTTGGTGGCGGTGTCCGGGTTGATCGCGATGCGCAGCATCCGGCGCGCCGATCCCGCCACGCTACTGAGGTGA
- a CDS encoding efflux transporter outer membrane subunit, translated as MVASIARSGRWCAGLAATLLLAGCVSTPVPKPHVSLPAHWTHAAKQAGTPEPNYHEWWQALHDPALNRLVDESLKANLNLASALERVRAARALYLRSDAPYKPALSINTDDPVDPDARASYFLMGFDAHWELPFFGRAQAAHNVAQGHLDEAADKLREVRVSMVAEVARDWINLSAAQQNSAILKRMIGLQQKRIRLARVRVRLGLASPAVLTAPLLKKSDLQTQQQSARHAAVAAAQQLATLTGRDEPRPAWAHHAKLPKLRGYEPVSVPADLLNTRPGIARARARVIRAAGQLGMAKANRYPSIGLGASLVASTDLASYHASGINGIGSFGPTVSIPLFDWGLRKARANAKGHLLKAASLAYREAVLQGVADVETKLDALHSTQGRLQTRKQVVQREKRAVARARTRARLGLDSPDRHLVAEFSYDQARLRLIHARAAHDTAYVALYKALGGASNRSIKSAG; from the coding sequence ATGGTGGCTTCGATAGCGCGCTCCGGCCGCTGGTGCGCTGGCCTGGCGGCGACGCTGTTGCTGGCCGGCTGCGTATCCACGCCGGTGCCCAAGCCGCATGTGTCGTTGCCGGCGCATTGGACCCATGCCGCCAAGCAGGCCGGGACGCCGGAACCCAATTACCATGAATGGTGGCAGGCGTTACACGACCCCGCGCTGAATCGGCTGGTCGACGAGTCACTGAAGGCCAACCTGAATCTCGCCTCGGCGCTGGAGCGGGTGCGGGCCGCTCGTGCCCTGTATCTGCGCAGCGATGCGCCGTACAAACCGGCATTGAGCATCAACACCGACGACCCGGTCGATCCGGATGCCCGCGCCTCCTATTTTCTGATGGGCTTCGATGCCCACTGGGAGCTGCCGTTTTTCGGTCGGGCCCAGGCCGCGCACAACGTCGCCCAGGGCCATCTCGACGAAGCGGCCGACAAGCTGCGCGAGGTGCGTGTGTCGATGGTGGCCGAGGTCGCGCGCGACTGGATCAACCTGAGTGCGGCGCAGCAGAACAGCGCGATCCTGAAACGGATGATCGGTTTACAGCAAAAACGCATCCGGCTGGCCCGGGTGCGCGTGCGTCTCGGTCTGGCATCGCCTGCGGTGCTGACCGCGCCGTTGCTGAAGAAATCCGATCTGCAAACACAACAACAGAGCGCGCGGCATGCCGCCGTGGCCGCGGCCCAGCAACTGGCCACCTTGACCGGGCGTGATGAGCCCAGGCCGGCCTGGGCTCATCACGCCAAGTTGCCGAAGCTGCGCGGCTACGAGCCCGTTTCGGTGCCGGCCGATCTGTTGAATACGCGGCCCGGTATCGCCCGGGCCCGGGCCCGGGTCATTCGCGCCGCCGGGCAACTGGGGATGGCCAAGGCCAATCGCTATCCGAGTATCGGGCTGGGTGCGTCACTGGTTGCGTCGACCGACCTGGCCAGCTATCACGCCAGCGGCATCAATGGAATCGGCTCGTTCGGCCCGACGGTCAGTATCCCGCTGTTCGACTGGGGCCTGCGCAAGGCCCGCGCCAACGCGAAGGGGCATCTGCTCAAGGCGGCCTCGCTGGCCTATCGCGAAGCGGTCCTGCAGGGCGTGGCCGATGTCGAGACGAAACTGGACGCGTTGCATAGCACGCAGGGCCGGCTTCAGACCCGAAAGCAGGTCGTCCAGCGCGAGAAAAGAGCGGTCGCCCGGGCCCGGACCCGCGCCCGATTGGGGCTCGACAGCCCGGATCGGCATCTTGTGGCCGAATTCAGTTACGACCAGGCAAGACTGCGCCTGATCCACGCGCGGGCGGCGCACGATACCGCCTACGTCGCGCTCTACAAGGCCCTCGGCGGGGCCAGCAATCGTTCGATCAAGAGCGCGGGCTGA
- a CDS encoding sensor histidine kinase, which translates to MSSSASAAARRPSLRRRLLLFLLVPMLIILTADAVITYFVALSYANRVHDEDLADDGRTLATMLQTHALKGTISPQARFLLQFDPDGHNYFAIRSPQQGLIAGSRILPPVAPAPEPGQPPRLYDTHLKHTALRAATLAIVDPGHKNRVLDITVAQTFRGRRQVARQILLLNISLQVALISALLLLVWLGVRFGLRVIDPLTRRLSRREHDLSPIEDDDVPVELLPLTHTIDALFARLRDIIALHERFIADAAHQLRTPLAGLRLQVERAMRYADDPRALKALEHIQQLTGRTARTSGQLLALTRAEARPMQMAPVDLRKLLPELAGQRVPEAIESQIDLGFETTDEAAWVNGDAVALQEALDNLIDNALRYTPRQGTVTLTLTPEVDALCVQIDDSGPGVDAEVLPRLGERFFRAPNNQRSGTGLGLAIVRHIVIKHRGTVRFERSSLGGLSVQLCLPRLASPDAPEATNERHGRHS; encoded by the coding sequence ATGAGTTCGTCCGCATCCGCGGCCGCGCGGCGCCCGAGTCTGCGCCGTCGTCTGTTGCTGTTTCTGCTGGTTCCGATGCTGATCATTCTGACAGCTGATGCCGTGATCACCTACTTCGTGGCCTTGTCCTATGCCAACCGGGTGCACGACGAGGATCTGGCTGACGACGGCCGGACGCTGGCTACCATGCTTCAAACCCACGCGCTCAAAGGCACGATATCGCCCCAGGCGCGTTTTCTTTTGCAGTTCGATCCCGACGGCCACAACTATTTCGCCATTCGCAGCCCGCAACAGGGCCTGATCGCCGGCAGCCGGATATTGCCGCCGGTGGCGCCCGCGCCGGAGCCGGGCCAGCCGCCGCGACTGTACGATACCCATCTCAAGCACACCGCGTTACGGGCTGCCACACTGGCCATCGTCGATCCCGGGCACAAGAATCGGGTTCTCGATATCACCGTAGCGCAGACCTTCCGCGGGCGCCGTCAGGTCGCGCGTCAGATCCTGCTGCTCAATATCTCCCTGCAAGTGGCCCTGATCAGCGCGTTGCTGCTGCTGGTGTGGCTCGGGGTTCGATTCGGTCTGCGTGTCATCGATCCGCTGACACGACGGCTCAGTCGTCGCGAACACGATCTGTCGCCGATCGAGGACGATGATGTGCCGGTGGAGCTGTTGCCGCTCACGCACACGATCGATGCGTTGTTCGCCCGCTTGCGCGACATCATCGCACTGCATGAGCGGTTCATCGCGGATGCGGCGCATCAGCTGCGCACGCCCCTGGCCGGGCTGCGGCTTCAGGTGGAACGGGCGATGCGCTACGCCGACGACCCGCGCGCGCTGAAGGCGCTGGAACACATACAACAACTGACCGGACGTACCGCCCGGACTTCCGGTCAGCTGTTGGCGCTGACCCGGGCCGAGGCGCGCCCGATGCAGATGGCGCCGGTCGATCTGCGCAAGCTGCTGCCGGAACTGGCCGGGCAGCGTGTTCCGGAGGCGATCGAAAGCCAGATCGACCTCGGTTTCGAAACCACCGACGAGGCGGCCTGGGTCAATGGCGACGCCGTGGCGCTGCAGGAGGCGCTGGATAACCTGATCGACAACGCACTGCGCTACACGCCGCGGCAAGGCACGGTGACCCTGACCCTGACCCCGGAGGTCGACGCGCTGTGCGTGCAGATCGACGACAGCGGCCCCGGCGTCGATGCCGAGGTATTGCCGCGGCTCGGTGAGCGCTTTTTCCGCGCGCCGAACAATCAGCGCAGCGGGACCGGCCTGGGGCTGGCGATCGTTCGCCACATCGTCATAAAGCACCGCGGGACCGTTCGTTTTGAACGCTCGTCACTGGGCGGGCTCAGCGTGCAACTCTGCTTGCCGCGATTGGCGTCACCTGACGCCCCCGAGGCAACGAACGAACGCCACGGCCGGCACTCATGA
- a CDS encoding response regulator has translation MRILVVEDDPAIAEGLCAGLRDSGHAVDHLSDGREARLALQEKTHDLLVLDLGLPYLSGDRLLHELRQDRNPLAVFIVTARDSMEERIRILDLGADDYLVKPFAYVEFAARVRALLRRQVTHGRPEVQLGRLRLDIAGRRGWVGARELELTAREFGLLSALAARPERLISRSQLIEAICDWNEELTDNGLDIAVHRLRRKLEKSGASVRTVRGLGYMLTVDEASE, from the coding sequence ATGCGTATCCTCGTGGTAGAAGATGATCCCGCGATTGCCGAGGGCTTGTGTGCCGGCTTGCGCGACAGCGGTCATGCGGTGGATCACTTGTCGGACGGGCGCGAGGCTCGGCTGGCGCTGCAGGAAAAGACGCACGATTTGCTGGTTCTGGATCTGGGGCTTCCCTACCTGAGTGGCGACCGATTGCTGCATGAGTTGCGCCAGGATCGGAACCCGCTGGCGGTATTCATCGTTACCGCTCGGGACAGCATGGAGGAACGGATCCGCATCCTTGATCTCGGTGCCGACGACTATCTGGTCAAGCCGTTCGCTTACGTCGAGTTCGCGGCCCGGGTGCGTGCGTTGCTGCGCCGCCAGGTCACGCATGGCCGGCCGGAAGTGCAGTTGGGGCGATTGCGGCTGGATATTGCGGGCCGGCGGGGCTGGGTCGGAGCGCGTGAGCTCGAGCTTACGGCCCGGGAGTTTGGGTTGCTGTCAGCCCTGGCCGCCCGGCCGGAGCGCCTGATCAGCCGATCGCAGCTGATCGAAGCCATATGTGATTGGAACGAGGAACTGACCGATAATGGGTTGGATATCGCCGTACATCGCCTGCGGCGCAAGCTGGAAAAATCGGGGGCGTCGGTGCGTACGGTGCGCGGGCTCGGCTACATGCTGACAGTCGATGAAGCGTCCGAATGA
- a CDS encoding fructose-specific PTS transporter subunit EIIC, with amino-acid sequence MKITIVTACPGGRTTSWLAAQRLARAAERQGHTPVFANEDDGTGELIIVAASAPVDLACYAGRALYRAEMADALADPDRVIERAPEAAQPYDPADEPAAAPDAEAAPAERARIVGVTACPTGVAHTFMAAEALTQAGRAMGHEVRIETQGSVGAQDALTDEEIAAADIVLLACDIEVDDSRFAGKRIYRASTGAALKRAKATIEAALAEAAVESEGEAEYGASASRPKASFKERGVYKHLLTGVSFMLPMVVAGGLCIALSFVFGIHAADQKGSFAAALMQIGAGSAFKLMVPVLAGYIAYSIADRPGLTPGLIGGWLATDLGAGFIGGIIAGFLGGYAALAVKRFVPLPASIQSLKPILIIPLLSSLATGLVMIYVIGTPVAAILGALTHFLNSMDATNAVLLGLLLGGMMCFDMGGPINKAAYTFGVGLLSSHTYLPMAAIMAGGMVPPLGLGLASVVARPKFDTAEREGGKAAVVLGLCFITEGAIPFAARDPLRVIPCCVTGGAVAGGMSMYFGCKLMAPHGGLFVLLIPNAVTHAFLYLGAIASGSVVTGLVYALIKPRLAADAVSAGNNADPLGLDSSHVA; translated from the coding sequence ATGAAAATAACCATCGTCACAGCCTGCCCCGGCGGCCGCACCACATCCTGGCTGGCGGCCCAGCGACTGGCCCGCGCGGCGGAGCGCCAGGGCCACACGCCGGTCTTCGCCAACGAGGACGACGGCACCGGCGAGCTGATCATCGTGGCTGCGAGTGCGCCGGTTGATCTGGCGTGCTATGCCGGCCGGGCGTTGTATCGGGCCGAGATGGCCGATGCGCTGGCCGATCCGGATCGCGTGATCGAGCGCGCGCCCGAGGCGGCGCAGCCCTACGACCCGGCCGACGAGCCGGCCGCGGCGCCCGATGCCGAGGCGGCGCCTGCCGAGCGTGCGCGCATCGTCGGCGTAACCGCCTGCCCGACGGGCGTGGCGCATACCTTCATGGCGGCTGAAGCGCTGACCCAGGCCGGGCGCGCGATGGGCCACGAGGTGCGCATCGAAACCCAGGGTTCGGTCGGGGCCCAGGATGCGCTCACCGACGAGGAGATTGCGGCCGCCGACATCGTGCTGCTGGCTTGCGACATCGAGGTCGACGATTCGCGCTTCGCCGGCAAGCGGATCTATCGGGCGTCCACGGGGGCTGCGCTCAAGCGCGCCAAGGCGACGATCGAGGCCGCGCTCGCCGAAGCGGCGGTCGAGTCGGAGGGGGAGGCCGAATACGGCGCCTCGGCCAGCAGGCCCAAGGCCAGTTTCAAGGAACGCGGGGTCTACAAGCATCTGCTGACCGGCGTATCGTTCATGCTGCCGATGGTGGTGGCCGGTGGGCTGTGCATCGCCCTGTCGTTCGTGTTCGGCATTCATGCCGCGGACCAGAAAGGCAGCTTCGCGGCCGCGCTCATGCAGATCGGCGCTGGTTCGGCCTTCAAGCTGATGGTGCCGGTGCTGGCCGGCTATATCGCGTATTCGATCGCCGACCGGCCGGGGCTGACCCCGGGCCTAATCGGCGGCTGGCTGGCGACCGATCTCGGCGCCGGCTTCATCGGCGGCATCATCGCGGGTTTTCTTGGTGGCTATGCGGCGCTCGCGGTCAAGCGGTTCGTGCCGTTACCGGCGAGCATCCAGTCGCTCAAGCCGATTCTCATCATCCCGTTGTTGTCGAGCCTGGCAACCGGTCTGGTGATGATCTACGTCATCGGCACGCCCGTGGCGGCCATTCTCGGTGCGCTGACGCACTTCCTCAATTCGATGGACGCCACCAACGCCGTGCTGCTGGGCCTGTTGCTGGGCGGCATGATGTGTTTCGACATGGGCGGGCCGATCAACAAGGCGGCCTATACGTTTGGCGTGGGGCTGCTGTCCTCGCACACTTATCTGCCGATGGCCGCCATCATGGCCGGCGGGATGGTGCCGCCGTTGGGCCTCGGCCTGGCCAGTGTGGTGGCCCGGCCGAAGTTCGATACCGCCGAGCGCGAGGGCGGCAAGGCCGCGGTGGTGCTGGGCCTGTGCTTCATCACCGAGGGCGCGATTCCGTTCGCGGCCCGCGATCCGCTGCGCGTGATTCCCTGCTGCGTGACGGGCGGCGCGGTCGCGGGCGGCATGAGCATGTACTTCGGCTGCAAACTGATGGCCCCGCACGGCGGGTTGTTCGTGCTGCTGATCCCGAACGCCGTGACCCACGCGTTCCTCTATCTCGGCGCGATCGCCTCGGGTTCGGTGGTCACCGGACTGGTTTATGCGCTGATCAAGCCGCGCCTGGCTGCGGACGCGGTGTCTGCCGGCAATAACGCCGATCCGCTGGGCCTGGATTCCTCGCATGTGGCGTGA
- a CDS encoding 1-phosphofructokinase family hexose kinase has translation MARVLAITPNPALDLSIGLARLVPGAVNRARTCRTSPAGKGNNVARVLAAHGHDVTVTGFLGADNAGVFGAAFADWGVTDDFVRVPGETRTNAKLAEADGRVTDVNAPGAAVEASDAARLAEVIAAQASGPLDAVVIAGSLPPGLTPAMLHAALDPLLEAGIPLWLDASGAALTAGLALAPALIKPNAAELAACVGRDLADAADLIAAGRELQGRGVAEVAISRGADGVVWLTSRDVLAATAPAVGVESTVCAGDTLVAGLLHGRLSGWADADTLAFAVALSADAVTRIGVGRSDTPVFETLRGAVTVDAVTIDAPVE, from the coding sequence ATGGCGCGCGTTCTGGCGATCACGCCGAACCCGGCGCTGGATTTGTCGATCGGCCTGGCGCGGCTCGTGCCGGGCGCGGTCAACCGCGCGCGGACTTGCCGCACGAGCCCGGCGGGCAAGGGCAACAACGTCGCGCGGGTGCTCGCCGCCCACGGGCATGACGTGACCGTGACCGGCTTTCTCGGCGCCGATAACGCGGGCGTTTTCGGGGCCGCATTCGCGGACTGGGGCGTCACCGATGACTTCGTGCGCGTGCCCGGCGAAACCCGTACCAACGCCAAGCTCGCCGAAGCCGATGGTCGCGTCACCGACGTCAATGCGCCCGGCGCGGCGGTCGAGGCGTCCGACGCCGCGCGCCTGGCCGAAGTGATCGCGGCCCAGGCATCCGGTCCACTCGACGCAGTGGTGATCGCCGGCAGTCTGCCGCCGGGTCTGACCCCGGCGATGCTGCATGCCGCGCTCGATCCGCTGCTCGAGGCCGGGATCCCGTTATGGCTGGATGCCAGTGGTGCCGCCCTGACGGCCGGACTCGCGCTCGCGCCGGCGCTGATCAAGCCCAACGCCGCTGAACTGGCGGCCTGCGTGGGCCGCGATCTGGCCGACGCCGCCGACTTGATCGCCGCGGGGCGTGAATTGCAGGGCCGGGGTGTGGCCGAGGTCGCGATCTCGCGCGGTGCCGACGGGGTTGTGTGGCTCACGAGCCGCGATGTGCTGGCGGCCACCGCGCCCGCGGTTGGGGTCGAGAGCACGGTCTGTGCCGGAGACACGCTGGTTGCCGGGCTCCTGCACGGGCGGCTTTCGGGCTGGGCGGATGCCGACACGCTCGCGTTTGCGGTGGCCTTGTCGGCCGATGCCGTGACCCGGATCGGGGTCGGCCGTTCGGATACGCCGGTTTTCGAGACATTGCGCGGCGCGGTGACGGTCGATGCCGTCACGATCGACGCGCCGGTGGAATAG